The sequence below is a genomic window from Flavobacterium lipolyticum.
AAATATGAATCAACAACAACGAGAATAATTGCAAGTGTTTTTGCAAATGCAAAGATTACTTCTGATTTAAGCTATAAATTGCAGGTAAGTGCAGATAATGCATCAACAGATGGTTACCGATACTGGAATCCTGTGCACGGAGACGGACGTTCATCAAATGGTAGTGTATATCAAGATAATACAAATCTTATGAGATGGAACTGGCAGAATATTTTGAACTACAAGCACACTTTTGCTGAAGATCATAATCTTGGAGTAACAGGTGTTGCTGAATATCAAAAATCCAAAACTAAGATTTTTTGGGGGTCAGGAAGTGATATTATAAGTGATTTCTTTGATAAAAATTTAGTAAGTAATACTTATAATACAAGAGATTCTGGTGGTGGTGTTACTGAAAAAGGTATTATGTCTTATTTAGGTCGTGTTACTTATAACTACAAAGAAAAATATTTTATTCAGGGATCCCTTAGACGTGACGGAATTTCTCAGTTTGAAAAAGATGTTAGGTACCATAATTTCCCTGGAGTTTCTGCAGGTTGGACCGTTTCTAAAGAAAGTTTCATGGAAGGAATTAGCAATACAGTTTCTGATTTGAAATTTAGAGGTTCTTATTCTCAGGTTGGTAATGTTGAGGTTTTGGATGGAGCTTCTTATCCTTCAAAAGATCTTACAATTGGTTCTCCTTATGGTTCTTCTAATGGTATTGGTTACTGGCAATTTGGGAATCCTTTATTAGAATGGGAAACTTCAACTAAAGTTGATTTTGGTGTAGATTTAGGATTACTTAACAATCGTTTGACATTAAGCTTCGATTATTTTAAAAATAATATCGACAATTTAGTTTTGGCTGCACCACAACCTCCATCCATTGGTATTCCTAATAATACGGTAAATCAAAATGTTGGTAAAATGTACAATCAGGGATATGAGTTTGCTGCTACATTTAAGGCAATTAATAATGCAAACTTTAAATGGGATATCTCTTCTAATTTAACGCTTGCTAAGAATAAAGTTACGGCATTGTATCAAGGACAACCAATCATAGGGGGGTCATCTACAGATACAAGCATTGCTCCAAATATCATTATTCAGCAAGGAGAATCAGTTAATTCTTTATATGGATTTAAATACTGGGGAGTTAATAAAGCAAACGGTAACCCGGTGTATTACAAAGCAGACGGTAGTTTAGTACAAGGAAACTTGCCAGCTGTTACCTATTCTGTTTTTGATCCAAATAACCCGGCAGCGGCAGGTGCACCAGCATCATTGACTAGTTCTGATAGAACTATTTTAGGGAATACGTTGCCAACTTATTACGGATCTGTTAGTTCTACGATGAAGTATAAAAATCTTGATTTTGGTTTTATGTTCAGATTTAGTGGAGGGAATAAAATTTTTAATTCCACTAGAAGAGAGTTGATGAACCAAAACTTTAACAACAACGGAACAGAAATTTTAGGAAGATGGCAAAGTGTTGACAATCCGGGAGACGGATGGACACCAAGATTATATGCAGGTACAAATACTTCAACAAATCTTAGTGGAAGCGCAAGTACTCGTTTTGTTGAAAAAGGCGATTTTATTTCACTTGATAATATTAGTATTGGTTACACATTGCCTAAAATGTTGCTAGATAAAATTAAAGTAGATAACTTCAGACTATTTGTTCAAGCGCAAAATATTTGGCTGATTTCAGATTACAAAGGTTTAAATCCTGAAATGGAAACATCTGGAGTAGATATTAATGGAACGCCACGTTCAAAAGTGATCTCAGTTGGATTAAATGTAAGTTTATAATAAGTACATATGAAAAATATAATAAAAACAATTTTACTTTCTGTTGCTGTACTCGGGATGAGTTCATGTACAGAAGACAAGATATTGGATTTAAAACCAGTAAATAATATTCTGAGCCCTGATGCTTTTACAACACCAACTTTGATAGAGAGTTATATGAACGGTGTTTACAATGCGGCAGCTATTGGTCAATATAACGCTACTACTGCAAATGGTGGTAGAGGATATGTTTGGGGAGCTGCGTATGTAGAGCAAGGAGAAGCAAGAGGTGAAGATGTTGTTAATATGGCAACATTTTATGATTTGACATACAGTACAACCTATGATCCAACTAGTGCTAACAATGTTTATTACTGGGTTGATGGTTACAGATTAATCAACAGATGTAATTTGATGATTGAAGGTACAACAGATGCTGTTGCCAAAGGTGTCATCACCAAAGCGATTGGCGATAATTATATCGGTCAGTGTAAATTTTTAAGAGCAATTACACATTTAGAATTACTAACTTATTTTGCGAAACCTTATTTTGACACTCCTGGTGCAACTCATGCGGGTATTCCTTACAGAGAAGTTGGAGTTAATACACAAGCTGAAATTGACTCAGAAACAGTAAAACCTAGAAATACAGTTGCTGATTGTTATGCAAAAATTCTAACTGATTTAAACGCTGCAGAAACTTTAATTACTACAGGTAGTTCAAGCGCATTTGCATCAAGAGTTGTTGGTAAAGCTTCTAAATGGGCAGCAATTGCGTTCAAAACGAGATTGTATCTTCAAAAAAGAGACTGGGCAAATGTAATTGTTGAAGGGAATAAGTTAACAGGAGCTTTTGCATTGACAGCTGATCCTTACGCACCGTTTCAGAATACTACCGCTCTTAATACTAGTAACTCAGAGTCTATTTTCTCTATTCAACATGCTGCTACATCTAATCCTGGTGTAAATGCTGCATTAGCCAGTATGTTAAGAGACAGAGCACTGGTTTGTATTAGTCCTATTTTATGGAGAGATACTAAATGGTGGTTGACAGATGATAAACGAAGAGAAGATGGGAAGTTTATTTTTACTGCAGCTGGGATTAAATACACTAATAAATATACAGATGTTACAAATCGTACAGATGCTGCACCAGTTATCAGATATGCTGAGGTAGTGTTGAATATGGCTGAAGCTCAGGCACGTTTATCAAATTTACCAGGAGCTCTAACTTTGTTGAACTCTGTAAGAAACAGATCGTTGGCTAATCCTGTAGCAACTCCGGGGAACCCTGTGGCGCAGGCTTATACAGCTGCTTCTTTTACTACTGTTCCTACTATGGTTGAGGCTATTCTAAAAGAAAGAAGAATTGAATTTTTACAGGAAGGTCGCAGATGGACTGACATTCACAGATTGACGGCAGATCCAATAGCATCTGTTGCAACTAACGGAATTCCTGCTAAGGTAGCTAGTGCTGTCTCGCCTCCTGCTACTGCATTTGTTTTGGGTAATAGTTTTGTGATTACAACTCCGGTTGCCGCTATACCTGCATCTGACTTTAGATTTTTATGGCCAATACCACAAATTGAAATGAATACTAATCCGGGATTAGGTCAAAATCCAGGATGGAATTAAGATAAATATTTTGATTTTTTTTGAAAGCCCCCGATCATTTTTTTGATTGGGGGTTTTTGTTTTAATAATTTGGTTTGAAAAAGAATTCAGATCACAATGATTTGTTTTTTTATACGTTTTTATCTTTTACCTTTGCTTGATAAATTTTATACAAATAATTACCTATAAAACAATCAAATGAGAATATTCATTTTTCTATATCTTTTAGTTGTACCAACTTTATTATTTTCTCAGGAAAAAACTACTTCTAAAAATAGTTTAGACATGAACACAAAATATTCAAGTATAACGGATACGGTAAAAAAGAAAAAAGCCAAGATTGCTACTATAGATCAATATCAGATTATCACATTAGAACACGATACTACCTATGTTGACACCTCGCTGACTTTGAAGAGTGCTTATAAACAAAATCACCTTAGAAAAGACGACTTTGGACTTTTGGCCTTCTCCAATATTGGACAAACATTTAATACATTACAATACAGTCTGACCAGTTTCTCTCCTTATCCTGAAATTGGTTTTAGTGGTAAACATTTTAATTATATGCAGGCCGATCAGATTAATTATTATTCGGCGGCTACTCCTTTGACAGAATTGTTCTTTAATACTACCATTAACAAAGGACAAAACGTAGACTCCTTTATTACCTTAAACACCTCAAAAAATCTTAATTTTTCGATTGCTTATAAAGGCTTGCGTTCAGAAGGAGATTATATCAATCAGCTGGTAAGTGCTGGGAATTTTAGGTTTACAACGAGTTATGCTACAACGGATAAAAGATATGCCATAAATGCACACTATACCTATCAGGATATTTCTAATGAAGAGAATGGTGGGATTACGACACCCACAGATTTTGAAAGTGATAACAAAGATTATAAAAACCGTCAGCGATTACAAGTGTATCTTACAGATGCCAAGTCCTTTTTAAAAGGAAGACGCCTGTTTTTTGATCATGCTTTCAGAGTAAATCCCAAGAACGGAAGCAACAATTTATATGTAACACATCAGTTTAATTACGAAAATAAACTTTTTGAATATAATCAGGCAACACTAGCTTCAAATATTGGTAATGGAACGGCGTTTCAACGCTTTGGGGATTCGTATGTTACAAGTGGTATCAACGATAAAACGAAATACGAAAGGCTCTACAATAAGGCAGGACTTGCTTACGAAAACTCTCTTTTAGGAAAATTTAATTTTTTTGTAGACGATTACCGATCCAATTATGAGTACGGTAGAATTATCATAGGGAAAGACAAAAAAGTTATACCGGATAATTTATTTGTACAAATTAACAATTTCGGAGGTCAGTACGAATACCAAAAAAATAAATGGAACGGTCGTTTTCTGTATTCAAGATCGATTACAAATCAGTCGCTTTCTAACTTAGATGCGAAACTGAGATACGATATGAATGATAAAATTCAGTTTGATTTCAGATATCGTAACATCAATAAATTGCCAAAC
It includes:
- a CDS encoding putative porin — its product is MRIFIFLYLLVVPTLLFSQEKTTSKNSLDMNTKYSSITDTVKKKKAKIATIDQYQIITLEHDTTYVDTSLTLKSAYKQNHLRKDDFGLLAFSNIGQTFNTLQYSLTSFSPYPEIGFSGKHFNYMQADQINYYSAATPLTELFFNTTINKGQNVDSFITLNTSKNLNFSIAYKGLRSEGDYINQLVSAGNFRFTTSYATTDKRYAINAHYTYQDISNEENGGITTPTDFESDNKDYKNRQRLQVYLTDAKSFLKGRRLFFDHAFRVNPKNGSNNLYVTHQFNYENKLFEYNQATLASNIGNGTAFQRFGDSYVTSGINDKTKYERLYNKAGLAYENSLLGKFNFFVDDYRSNYEYGRIIIGKDKKVIPDNLFVQINNFGGQYEYQKNKWNGRFLYSRSITNQSLSNLDAKLRYDMNDKIQFDFRYRNINKLPNNNFNLYQSSYTEYNWSNNFKNEKINSLSANVSTPWLNAEVQYTVLNDHLYFRDKSSAAQAAAHIQIIEPAQYGNAINYLEIKASREFKFGRFALDNTLLYQKVGQSDLILNVPDFVTRNTFYYSGHFFKKALYMQSGVVFNYFTKYYGNDYNPVVGEFFVQNDKKIGGYPLFDLFLNARIRQTRFYFKAEHINALFSKSDYYSAPNNPYRDFVIRFGLVWNFFQ
- a CDS encoding RagB/SusD family nutrient uptake outer membrane protein, whose protein sequence is MKNIIKTILLSVAVLGMSSCTEDKILDLKPVNNILSPDAFTTPTLIESYMNGVYNAAAIGQYNATTANGGRGYVWGAAYVEQGEARGEDVVNMATFYDLTYSTTYDPTSANNVYYWVDGYRLINRCNLMIEGTTDAVAKGVITKAIGDNYIGQCKFLRAITHLELLTYFAKPYFDTPGATHAGIPYREVGVNTQAEIDSETVKPRNTVADCYAKILTDLNAAETLITTGSSSAFASRVVGKASKWAAIAFKTRLYLQKRDWANVIVEGNKLTGAFALTADPYAPFQNTTALNTSNSESIFSIQHAATSNPGVNAALASMLRDRALVCISPILWRDTKWWLTDDKRREDGKFIFTAAGIKYTNKYTDVTNRTDAAPVIRYAEVVLNMAEAQARLSNLPGALTLLNSVRNRSLANPVATPGNPVAQAYTAASFTTVPTMVEAILKERRIEFLQEGRRWTDIHRLTADPIASVATNGIPAKVASAVSPPATAFVLGNSFVITTPVAAIPASDFRFLWPIPQIEMNTNPGLGQNPGWN
- a CDS encoding SusC/RagA family TonB-linked outer membrane protein → MKLKFKWIFTLVVALSMQFSFAQERTVTGKVSDKTGVIPGVNVLVKGSKVSTQTDFDGSYSIKAKTGDVLVYSYVGMNNKQVTVGSSNSVNVVLESEAQLMNEVVVVGYGVQKRKEVTGSISKIAGSDISNLVTPSVEGLLAGRATGVQVLNNTGLIGAAPKIRIRGIGSISGSTEPLIVVDGIPIYSGDIGGVSSTNGLADINPDDIESFDILKDGAATAIYGSRAANGVVLITTKSGKKGTLKVSYSSVFGVASAAKKYDLLETPDFLVISNEKRTNRGQAPWAVGNTYNTDWQGAVLRNAPQMTHNLNFSGGSDKTKYYLSLGLTDLDGINLSNSMKKYSIRANIDQDVNRWFSFGTNFNVNRTEYKGLNSAASSLSGNFFNTIRQLPNTPIYDALDPTGYNLSSNNATVGQWDNLAPVGDNITNIIYALDHNKYESTTTRIIASVFANAKITSDLSYKLQVSADNASTDGYRYWNPVHGDGRSSNGSVYQDNTNLMRWNWQNILNYKHTFAEDHNLGVTGVAEYQKSKTKIFWGSGSDIISDFFDKNLVSNTYNTRDSGGGVTEKGIMSYLGRVTYNYKEKYFIQGSLRRDGISQFEKDVRYHNFPGVSAGWTVSKESFMEGISNTVSDLKFRGSYSQVGNVEVLDGASYPSKDLTIGSPYGSSNGIGYWQFGNPLLEWETSTKVDFGVDLGLLNNRLTLSFDYFKNNIDNLVLAAPQPPSIGIPNNTVNQNVGKMYNQGYEFAATFKAINNANFKWDISSNLTLAKNKVTALYQGQPIIGGSSTDTSIAPNIIIQQGESVNSLYGFKYWGVNKANGNPVYYKADGSLVQGNLPAVTYSVFDPNNPAAAGAPASLTSSDRTILGNTLPTYYGSVSSTMKYKNLDFGFMFRFSGGNKIFNSTRRELMNQNFNNNGTEILGRWQSVDNPGDGWTPRLYAGTNTSTNLSGSASTRFVEKGDFISLDNISIGYTLPKMLLDKIKVDNFRLFVQAQNIWLISDYKGLNPEMETSGVDINGTPRSKVISVGLNVSL